The Fundulus heteroclitus isolate FHET01 chromosome 13, MU-UCD_Fhet_4.1, whole genome shotgun sequence genome contains a region encoding:
- the LOC118565518 gene encoding uncharacterized protein LOC118565518 — translation MKQEGRRGIKREKMKEKRERTTHPQPSSSARRDVKRTAQPADKPDLSALTSVMDYGLDSYAFGPRETQIKPHGQQVCSSHHQPDDTSSDPGGSASASAPTQQAALEPEADTPGGATGSGHTYDMRQDRKPPVCYPNISDPMVEVMGPDGGNLVFRAWTPQNIEEDAKSLPDPTLCGENFVAAFTDFCKELRPTGAEICRVLARKLTATDLAKIYDKLPGDHVDN, via the exons atgaaacaagaaggtagaagagggataaaaagagaaaagatgaaggagaaaagggagagaacaaCGCATCCTCAGCCATCTTCATCTGCCaggagagatgtaaaaagaacagcacaaccagccgataaa CCTGATCTGAGTGCCCTCACAAGCGTGATGGACTACGGTCTCGACTCGTATGCCTTTGGCCCACGGGAAACACAAATCAAACCGCACGGCCAGCAAGTGTGCAGCAGCCACCACCAGCCCGACGACACATCTTCTGACCCTGGGGGATCTGCATCAGCATCTGCCCCCACACAGCAGGCAGCCTTAGAGCCTGAGGCCGACACACCAGGAGGTGCTACTGGGTCGGGTCACACCTACGACATGAGACAAGACCGCAAACCTCCTGTCTGCTACCCAAACATCAGTGATCCGATGGTTGAAGTTATGGGCCCGGATGGAGGAAACCTGGTTTTCAGGGCCTGGACACCACAGAACATTGAAGAGGATGCTAAGTCTCTTCCTGATCCCACCCTGTGTGGTGAGAATTTTGTCGCTGCTTTCACTGACTTCTGCAAGGAACTGCGTCCAACAGGTGCTGAGATTTGCAGGGTTCTCGCACGCAAACTAACAGCAACTGATTTGGCAAAGATTTATGACAAGCTGCC